In the genome of Calothrix sp. PCC 6303, the window CCAAACCAGCATGATATAAATCGATCGCCCGATAGTGAGCAATTGGGTCTTGACGATTATGCAACCAATCTTGAATAAGTTCTAAATTATAGCGAATACATCGGCTATTCAATTTTACCCAATGGGTTCCTTCAATCCATGTCCCATCTAAACGATATTTTTTAAGAGTGGAAAAACTCATATTTAATATCTCTGATGCTTGCTGTTTTGTTGCTAACTGAAACATCGGTGTAACCTCGATTTTTTTAATTTATAGAATATTTATCAATTTATTAAACTCAAGTTAGTTTTCAAAAGTTATACAGAATTATCTATTTCTCAACAATTATTGTACAGAAAAACAAAATCAAGTTGATTCAATATTTCTACAGAATCTATTGAGCTACAAGCATTAATACACAATACCTTCAGCCATGTAATTACCAAACCTCTATCACTATAGTGATAGTTTGTTTTATCACTATAGTAATAAACATCTTTACGTCAAAAGGTAAGTATTGACTAACTAAATTTGAACGAAAATGACGTTAATAGCTCATAAATATCATCCTCAGAGCAGAGGAAACTAGTCTATCCGCAATGCAAGGAGTGTGAATGCAGATGAATGGATATAGCGTGATTTCGTTAGACTACAACTTTGATTATGGTCAATTTCATAAACCAGAACTGCAAGGCAAAGCCAAGAATACACTGGTTGAATTCTTCAGTTTTGTCCGTTCGACCTTTGACTCTTTAATAGAAACTGGTCGGATTCTCCAGGATTTATACTATGACTGTTTGGCTTTTTGTCCCAAAGGGAAAAAGGTCTTTGAAGAATGGTTGAAAAGTGATGATTTTGGTGCATCTCGCTACATAGCTAAAAGCGCGATGGAAATATATCTTTGGTTTAATAAACTAGCACCAAAAGTGCAAAACTTGCTGCGTCAAAATGTTCAAAACTGGAGCGTTTCTGCACTACGTCAACTAACGAAAGTTAGCACTGATTTGGTGAAAGAATTAGTAGCTGGAGGAAAGAAAACAGCATTAGAAGTCAAGGAAGAAGGGGAGAAGGACAGGGAAAAAGAGGGAGAAAGTGTTGTGGAAAAATCCTCTCAGTCTTGTTTCAATGAGAAAGAATCAAGTGAAACTTCAAATTCCTTCACATCCCCGCTCCTCAAAGCTGAGTTAGCACCAGGAATAAGAATAATCGTCACTGGTGATAATTATGGCTGGAATGGTCATAAAGGAATTGTACTTTCCCAAAATGGAGAATCATGGTGGGTGTTATTAGACCATGTGGTTGCTCAGGGTTCAACAACTAAAAGTCTGTACAAATCTAACCAGATTGAAATTGAAGGTATTGTGGAAAATCCAGATACCAAAGATGTATTTACTGCCGTTCAAGTCGAGAAGAAAATTAAAGAGATCTTAGCACAAAGAGATACAGAAAAAGAATCTTCATTGGAACAAGAAAGAATTGCAGCACTTAAAGAAATAGAATTACAGTCCGCAGCAGCACTAGAAAAAACAAAACGAGAAAAGGAAGAATTAGCCCAGAAATTACTAGATAAAGAACGTGAACTAGAAAAAGTGCGTTCTCTCACCATCAAAAATCAGCAATTAGAGCAAAGAATATCAGACTTGGAAAATACTGGTAACAATGGGATTAGCAACATACTTAATTATTCAGAATTAGAAGAAAGAATTGCACCATTAACATCTGAAATCGAACGATTAAATAGCATCAACTCATCACAAGAGAAGGAAGTTGCACAACTAAAATCTATTAATAGTAAGCAAAGAGAAAAAATTCAACTATTGTCTCAGAAGGATGTTTATGACAAAGAAGAAGAAATAATTGCAAAATTCGGAGAACTTGGAGAACAATCTGGTTGGGGTGGTTGGAGTCGTCGCGGATATCGAAATACAAGTGGAATACTACACACGGGAATAAACGCTATTGCTGCATTTGTTGCGGACTTAAGCAAAGAGCATAATTATCAGACATCATTATGACTGACCGGAAGAGGCAGGGAGAAAAGGAGCAGGGGGCAGGGGGAACAAGTTCCGTCCCTACGGCTGCCGAGCATCATTCGACTTCTCTTAGAAGTCATAGCCGAGGTATGGCAAGCTCAGGGCATCGCCTTCTAGGAAGCTTATATGGGGAGGAGTCCGGTCTTCCCCCTTGCTCCCTGCCCCCTGCCCCTTTTCTTCTTGTTGACCCTCAAGACCTACAGTACATCTCCAATATCCTCAGCCAAGTATTAGACAATCACCATTATTTAGCTGATATTAAAGATGTACAAGCCGCTTTAAAAGAAGTGAGTTTAGAGCATGGTAGGGAAGTCCAAATCAACTTAGTATTTGAAGAGAATCAACTGACTGGATTCAACTTCTCTTTGAAAAGTGACCTAAGTAAAACTACTCCTACTATCGCTTTCAAGCAGAATCAAATAAATATTGATTCTGAAAAGGGTGATGTTATTCCCTACATACAAACAGTGACAGCTATCGATGTAGCTGCAACAGAATCAAAAGGAAATATAGCAATTCCTTCTCCATCTCCAAGTGAAATAATCTTGACACCAGGATTACAAGTAGAAGATCAACACATTATTAATCCAGATATTCCTGAAAGTGACGAAACAATCGAAACACAATCTTCAGGATTTGGGAAAATAAATCCTAATTTAATTGGTGCTGCACATCAGCTAGTAAATCAACATGAAATTAACGGATTATTACTAACTGGATTAACCCTGAAAACAGGTATTTCCCTAACAGAAACTCTCCAACCTGAAGAAAAACCTGATATTCAAACTGCGGGATTAGCAATAATTAAACGCTTTCAACAAGTCCTGCCGGAAGAATTTATCGCTTTAAAAGCTGGTGATTCTCCTTCTTCTTTTAATTGGAAAGACCCGGAATCCAATAAGCAATATCATTTTTGTTTTGAAGCAGTTCAAACTAATGCCGAAGGAGATATTTTAATACCTGCTTTATTAAAAGGATTTGAAAAGCTTTCTGGAAATGATGCAATGCAACCTATATTTACTGCCACGTTAATTGATGCCAAGTATAACCATTGGAGTATCGAACAGTGTGATTTTAACAAAAACCAGATTCAATCCTTAAATCTTGCTACCAAACCTATCTCTCCAGTTCATACTACTGCAATTACAAATACAGTTGGTGATTTTTGTTCTGAAATATAACTAATTAATCATGTCCAAAAAACATCAAAATACTCCTAACTACAATATTCAAGCTGATGGTAAAAATCCTTCTCATCAGACAATTGTACCGTTGTTTACAAAATTCATCTGGACAAGAACTGATATCAATGCTGTCATATCCCTGGGATTTGGCTTGATCTATTTAGCAGTTAGAGAACCGATTTTAAGTGGGATTATTTTCTCATTAGGTTTGTTCTTTCACTGTTTAAATCAAGTAATTAATCTAATCCCTTACCTTAATTATTTTGTTGGCATTAAAATCCGTTTTTGGCACATAGCAGGACTAATTATCGCCTTAACTGCGACCCTAACAACATTTGAAATGCCAGCACAAGCAATATTTTTAAGTGGTTTAGAACAATTTTTAACTGAGATAGCTCAACAAAGCTCCACAGGAGGAACAAGCTCAATTGATCCGCAAGCAATAACTCTAGTTTTCAACGCCATTCGTGGGGTATTTCTACTATTAGTAGGAGTCGCAGCATTATTTGCCTACAACCAAGCACAGCAAGGAAACGACTGGAGACCGATTGCAACTCAAGCAGGTTTAGCAATTGGGATTATTCTCACAATTGACGTTATTACCTTTCTCTTCGTTGGTAATGGAACTGGAACCAGTGGAGGATAGAAACATTGTCAGAAAAAGAAATAATTACAGTAAATAGAATATTAGGTAAACAAGCAGGATTAGGTCCCATTCCTGCCAATCAAATTCTGCCTTGGTTCGCTATTATTACTATTTCCTATTTTATCTTTGATGGGTTATTAGGGTGGGGAATTCCCAAAGTAGTTGTTATTAGTTTTTGGTTAATCCTAAGTTGGTGGTTTGTGACAGGTAAAGACCCTGATAAATACGTGAATCGATTTCGCAAACCCAAAGGTAGAAATTGGATTCTTGGTGGAGCAGTTTATATATCTCCTTTGAGAAAGAAGGCAGGAGGAAGAGGGCAGAAGGCAGAAGGAAATAAAGATAAATAATAATTTGAAACAAAAGAGACGAGTATGAAAGTTCAAATACCAACTATAAATTCTCTTGACCAAAATAATTCTAAATCCCAATATATACCTTTTGAAAACGAACTAGACCTCTGTTGTATGGTTCGCATCGAAAGGGAGAACCGCAGTATTGGAGCATTTTTACTGAACCAAGGTGATATCTCCGATGAAAACCAATTTCAAGTAATTTTCGCATTCCAAATTAAAGGTATCCACGACCAACTTTACCCCGAAGAAATTACATCAATATCAACTGGAATCTCGGAAGCGATGAAATCCATCCTTCCCGGAGAAAAATGTACATTTCTCTTGGGAAGATATTCAGATGATTCAATTAGGCAAAAATATCTCAATCAACTTGCCGAAAATTGTTCCCTAAAACTACCAACAATTTTAATTCGTAACGAACAAGCAAGAGTACAGGAATTAACCAACAAAGGAACAAGGTCAACTTGGCAACAAATAGTATTTTGTACTTGGACTGCGGATGCATTTGGAGAAAATAAAACTGACCCTTTGTCAAAATTAATTTACCACACTGCTAAAGCCGGACGTTTTGTCTTAGATAACGTTACAGGACGCATATCTCAACGACAAGAACAACTTCTAAATAGCCTACTATCAAAAGCATACACTGAAGGGTTTATTCAATGGGAGATGCTGTTTAATACCAAAGCTGGATTGGAAATAAAACCACTCAAAGATGTTGAATTATGGTCATGGTTATGGAATCGATTTAATAGATTTTCTCCTCCTCCAATTCCTCAAATTTTAGTCTCAACAGAAGATAAAGATAATAATATTAAACTAACAGAAATTCAAAACTCTCTCAAACATGCCACAACAATTTTAATCACTGGAGAAAGAGGAAGAAGTTCTTGTCCTGAACACCGTCAATGCACAAACCGCATCTACATCAAAGATAAAGTCTGCGGTGTTCTCACAATGGCAGAAACCGTACCTGCATGGTTAAATGCGAAAGAACAAATTTCATGGATGTGGAAAGTTCTGAGTGATTTGCACGTTCATGACACCGAAGCATGGGTAGAAATATCCCCCGCAAATCGCTACCTTACGGAAGATAATTTACACCGTCAAGCTAAACAAACCAAGGTTGCAAGGGAAAGAGCTTTTATCAAAGGAAGTGGTAGGGATGTTGGTGCGGAAATTAAGCAAGAGGAAAGTTTTGACGCGCAGAAAAAGTTATACAAAGGTGCTGTTCCTCTCAACTGTGCGGTAGTATTTTTGGTCTACCGTGAAAATGCAGAAAGCTTAGATCTTGCATGTGATTTACTCTGTAACAGCTTCGGAACAGCCAAAGTAGTGCGGGAAAAACACATTGCGAACCAAATCTGGTTAGAAACTTTACCCATCACCTGGAGACGAATTTTACACTCCAGTTCAATTCTGAGCGAACGTAGATTGGTACTGGAAAGTGAAACTGTGGCTGGAGTTTTACCCCTAACTCTTCCCAAAGAACTCGACTCCAAAGGTGTCGAATTCCTCACTAACCGAGGTGGAAAACCAGTATATATCGACTTATTTACCCATACTCAGCACGCATTAATTACAGGGAAAACTGGTTCCGGAAAATCAGTATTGTTGTGGCGATTTATGCTTGATGCATTGTCACAGGGAATACCAGTGGTAGGGATGGATATTCCCGCAGCAGACGGTGAAAGTTCATTTAAAACAGCGATCGCACTATTGGGAGACGCAGGTGCTTATTTCGATTTATCCCGTGCTTCCAATAACTTGATGGAACCTCCAGATTTAAGACGTTTCGACCTAGAAGAGAGAACTTCACGGATGAAATCATGGCGTTCGTTTATACGTAATGCTTTAGGAGTCATCGTCATGGGACGGTTGGATGCACCCCATTTAGCACAACGAGTTGATGCTATTTTACTGCGATCGCTCGACATCTTTTTGAGTGACCCTGATATTATCGAACGGTATAATTTGGCATTCTCCAAAGGTTGGAAATCTCCCGAATGGCAGGATATACCAACTTTGAAAGACTTTGTTCGCTTCTGTTCAATTGCACGCTTGAATATCTCTAAACCTGAAGCGATTGACCACCAAGCGATTAATCAAATAACCAGTCAGATAGCAGCATTATTAGTAAGTCCTCTGGGGAATGCGATCGCACAACCAAGTAGTTTCTCTCCCGAACCAATGGTCAAATTTTACGCCTTAACTGGACTAAGTAACGACCAAGATTCTTACACGATGGCAGTTGCGGCAAAAGCTGCATGTTTACGGGTCGCTCTTTCCTATCCAAAAAGCCTATTTATCGGTGATGAGCTATCAGTATTGTTCCGCAAGGATGGATTCAGTGCAATGGTGGGGGAACTCTGCGCTACCGCACGTAAGGACGGATTGAGTATAGTTTTATCCAGTCAAGACCCAGATACGATTTGCCAATCACAAGCAGCAGCAATGATTATGCAGAATATCAGTTACCGAATTACTGGTTGCATTACTTCAAATGCAGTTCCTTCGTTTCAAAAATATCTGTCATATCCAGTTGAAATCATCGCTCAAAATGCTTCCGAATCCTTCTTTCCCCGACGTTCTGATTTGTATTCATGTTGGTTAATTGAAAAAGGAGGACGCTTTTGGCAAACTCGATTCTACCCAGGAAAAATGTCTTTAGCAGCAGTCGCAACTAGTCAGGAGGAACGCATTACACGTCGAGCAATTTTGTCCCAATACCCGAATAGCACCAAAGGACAATTACAGGGATTAGCTGATTTTACAAGAGTTTTCGTAACTGCCCTCAAAGAAAATAAAAGCTTATCGCATATTACTGAAGGACTTAAAAATGTACAAAATCAAGAATAAAAAATGCTTACTAACATATCAATTCTGTAGAAGAATTAAGAGTATTTCTGTAATTGGAATAACTGTTTTTGGATTAAGCTTAACTTTTGTCAATTCAGTAATTGCTGCGACCTTAGATACAGCCGAAAGTCGTGATATTTCTCAAACAGCTAGAGAAACATTGAAGAAAAACTCATCAGATCAAATTCAAGAATTTATTGATGATGTAAGTTCCTTTGTTCGTGGTGATTTTTTTGGTAGTATTACACAGCTTATTCAAAATGCGAGTGGTTCCGTCGAAATTCCCGATTTAGGTCAAGTTTTCAGCGAAATCATGAAAGGTTCGCTACCAGAAGATGCAGTTACAGCTAACAAATTTGAAAATAATATTCCTAATTCCTATGCGATTCGCCAAGATATAGCTAATCAAAGCGAAAGATTAGGAGCAATTGAAGTCGCGCAAATTAAAACTCTTTCTAAAAATGCTCAACAACAATCCCTAAATACTCTCGAAGAAAGTGCAAATTCCGAATTAGAATCAAGCCAAATGTCTGATAATTCTCAGAATTCAGATACCTCACAACAAATACTTCAAAATATTTCCAAGCAATTAAAAAATAATGCGACAATTGGAAATTTACAACTTCAAGAAGCATCACAAGCACGACAGGATCGAGCTTTAGATCTAACTTTGACTGCTCAAGCTGCACAGGAATTAAATGCGGTAAATACTAGAGATAGACAAAGTGCGATCGCAACTGGAAATATTGCAATATCTCAAGGTTCGTTACTTGTAATGCCAGGTGGTTCTGTATTTAGTGAGTAGAGGAGTGGGAGAGTGGGGGAGGGGGAGAGTGGGGGAAAGAGTTATTTAATTTTGTTGGAATTAAGTACCCAATTATCAGGGTTATTAATTATGGTAACAAGCATCCCAAGAATCGAATTATATTTTCGATATATTTCTCTTCCTGTTTCAACATCCAAATAATTACATTGCACAGCAAATTCAATCCATGTTTGAGTTTCCGCTGCCTGAAAAGGAGGGGGAGAGAGGGGGAGCGGGGGAGTAAAGAATACTTTCTCCTAACAAGAATAAAACCTTTTAAGCTGAAATAATAAAATAAAAAATATTAACAATTATATGCTATTTAAAGTTGCAAATATTCTACTTACAAGCCTTATATTTTTTATTCTTTGATACTTTCCCCCGCTCCTCCACTCCCTCACTCCCCCACTCCCTATAATGCTGCTTTATACCTGCGTTTCCGCCATGCTTCCGCAAAATTTGCACAAACAGAACGAGAAGAACGACGAATTTGATCTGTTAATGAATACCTTTCTTCTATGGGGAATTTTTTAGATAACTCAAAAATCAGCATTGCTGATTCAAAAGACATTTTATAAACTTCTAAATCTTGGTGGCTTTTAAATGATTCCCTTGTCATCTTTCGCTTATTTAAACCTGCAACTACTATGAGTATAGTACAAGGCTATTTTAGCTTTCTTAATTTCTCTTTTCCCCCACTCCCCCACTCTCCCCCTCCCCCACTCCTCTCTCAAGTTACACAAGCAGATAACTATTCCGATTCCAGTGTTGGTGTTGGACTAGTTAGAAGCAGTATTGAACTCAGCAAGCAAACTGTCGAATCTTGGAATAAAGTTTGGGGAGACGTAGTTAATCCATCAGGTGCATTATGGGCTGGATTATGTAATCTTGGTACTACTCTAGCCGCTTTCAGTATTATTTTTCTGGCGATAAAAATGGCTGCTGATTATCAAGAAAAGCGGTTTCTTTGGTCAGAATTAGCTGCATCTTTTATTTACCCATTAATTATTGCTCTCTTTCTAGGAAGTAACGGCTATTTACTTTCTCAAACGGTGCTTGTTATGAGAAATATCGGTCATCAGCAAGTTGTTAGCGTTCTCAATATTCAACTTGCTGATACGACATTTAAAAGCGCTATATCGAACGTGACTTTAACTCAGAATGTCAAAACCCAAATATCTACAATTTACGCTGAATGTCAGGGTAAAACTGGTAAACCGCTTACAGATTGTTTGCAAGAAAAAAGACCAATTGTAGAACAAATTC includes:
- a CDS encoding FtsK/SpoIIIE domain-containing protein, which codes for MKVQIPTINSLDQNNSKSQYIPFENELDLCCMVRIERENRSIGAFLLNQGDISDENQFQVIFAFQIKGIHDQLYPEEITSISTGISEAMKSILPGEKCTFLLGRYSDDSIRQKYLNQLAENCSLKLPTILIRNEQARVQELTNKGTRSTWQQIVFCTWTADAFGENKTDPLSKLIYHTAKAGRFVLDNVTGRISQRQEQLLNSLLSKAYTEGFIQWEMLFNTKAGLEIKPLKDVELWSWLWNRFNRFSPPPIPQILVSTEDKDNNIKLTEIQNSLKHATTILITGERGRSSCPEHRQCTNRIYIKDKVCGVLTMAETVPAWLNAKEQISWMWKVLSDLHVHDTEAWVEISPANRYLTEDNLHRQAKQTKVARERAFIKGSGRDVGAEIKQEESFDAQKKLYKGAVPLNCAVVFLVYRENAESLDLACDLLCNSFGTAKVVREKHIANQIWLETLPITWRRILHSSSILSERRLVLESETVAGVLPLTLPKELDSKGVEFLTNRGGKPVYIDLFTHTQHALITGKTGSGKSVLLWRFMLDALSQGIPVVGMDIPAADGESSFKTAIALLGDAGAYFDLSRASNNLMEPPDLRRFDLEERTSRMKSWRSFIRNALGVIVMGRLDAPHLAQRVDAILLRSLDIFLSDPDIIERYNLAFSKGWKSPEWQDIPTLKDFVRFCSIARLNISKPEAIDHQAINQITSQIAALLVSPLGNAIAQPSSFSPEPMVKFYALTGLSNDQDSYTMAVAAKAACLRVALSYPKSLFIGDELSVLFRKDGFSAMVGELCATARKDGLSIVLSSQDPDTICQSQAAAMIMQNISYRITGCITSNAVPSFQKYLSYPVEIIAQNASESFFPRRSDLYSCWLIEKGGRFWQTRFYPGKMSLAAVATSQEERITRRAILSQYPNSTKGQLQGLADFTRVFVTALKENKSLSHITEGLKNVQNQE